One segment of Colius striatus isolate bColStr4 chromosome 11, bColStr4.1.hap1, whole genome shotgun sequence DNA contains the following:
- the EEF1B2 gene encoding elongation factor 1-beta — protein MGFGDLKSAAGLKVLNDFLADKSYIEGYVPSQADIAVFEAVGAPPPADLYHALRWYNHIKSYEKQKASLPGVKKALGKYGPADIEDTTGAATDSKDDDDIDLFGSDDEEESEEAKKLREERLAQYESKKSKKPAVVAKSSLLLDVKPWDDETDMAKLEECVRSIQADGLVWGSSKLVPVGYGIKKLQIQCVVEDDKVGTDMLEERITAFEDYVQSMDVAAFNKI, from the exons ATGGGCTTCGGGGACCTTAAGTCTGCCGCAGGCCTCAAGGTCCTCAATGATTTCCTGGCTGACAAGAGCTATATCGAGGG GTACGTACCTTCTCAGGCTGATATAGCAGTCTTTGAAGCAGTCGGTGCCCCACCTCCTGCAGACTTGTATCATGCTCTTCGGTGGTACAATCATATTAAGTCATATGAAAAGCAAAAGGCAAG cttgCCAGGTGTAAAGAAGGCTTTGGGGAAGTATGGTCCTGCTGATATTGAGGACACAACAGGTGCAGCTACAGATAGCAAAGATGATGATGACATTGATCTCTTTGGATCTGATGATGAGGAG GAAAGTGAAGAGGCAAAGAAACTAAGGGAAGAACGTCTGGCCCAATATGAATCAAAGAAATCCAAAA AGCCAGCTGTTGTTGCCAAGTCATCACTCTTGCTTGATGTGAAGCCATGGGATGATGAGACAGACATGGCCAAACTGGAGGAGTGTGTCCGAAGCATTCAGGCAGATGGCTTGGTCTGGGGATCCT ccAAGCTAGTACCAGTTGGATATGGTATCAAAAAGCTTCAGATCCAGTGTGTTGTTGAAGATGATAAAGTTGGAACAGATATGCTGGAAGAGAGGATAACAGCTTTTGAAGATTACGTACAATCAATGGATGTAGCTGCTTTCAATAAGATTTAA
- the NDUFS1 gene encoding NADH-ubiquinone oxidoreductase 75 kDa subunit, mitochondrial, translated as MFRLPAVRRTLAGVSQSSRVCGRTTATAASNQIEVFVDGQPVLVNPGTTVLQACEKAGVQIPRFCYHDRLSVAGNCRMCLVEIEKAPKPVAACAMPVMKGWNILTNSEKSRKAREGVMEFLLANHPLDCPICDQGGECDLQDQSMMFGSDRSRFREGKRAVEDKNIGPLVKTIMTRCIQCTRCIRFASEVAGVDDLGTTGRGNDMQVGTYVEKMFMSELSGNIIDICPVGALTSKPYAFTARPWETRKVESIDVLDAIGSNIVVSTRTGEVMRILPRLHEDINEEWISDKTRFAYDGLKRQRLTQPMIKNEKGIFVYASWEDVLTRVAGVLQAVEGKEVAAIVGGLVDAEALVALKDILNRVNSDTLCTEEVFPTAGAGTDLRSNYLLNTKIAGVEEADVVLLVGTNPRFEAPLFNARLRKSWLHNDLQVALVGSPVNLTYRYDHLGESPQILQDIASGKHAFCKVLDQAKKPVVVVGSAALQRSDGAAIHAAVSTIAQNARTKSGVGSDWKVMNILHRVASQVAALDLGFKPGVEAIRKNPPKVLYLLGADSGCITRQDLPKDCFIIYQGHHGDVGAPMADVILPGAAYTEKAATYVNTEGRAQQTRVAVTPPGMAREDWRIIRAVSELAGMTLPYENLDQIRKRLEEVSPNLVRYDDVEEANYFSQANELSKLVKQQLLTDPLVPPQLTIKDFYMTDSISRASQTMAKCVKAVVEGAHAVEEPSIC; from the exons ATGTTTCGACTACCTGCTGTCCGCAGGACCTTAGCTGGAGTCTCCCAGTCATCCAGAGTGTGTG GGCGTACAACTGCAACAGCAGCCAGCAACCAAATAGAAGTGTTTGTAGATGGCCAACCTGTATTGGTGAACCCGGGAACCACAGTTCTTCAG GCATGTGAAAAGGCTGGAGTTCAGATACCTCGCTTTTGTTACCATGATCGTCTCTCTGTCGCTGGAAACTGTAGGATGTGTCTTGTGGAAATAGAGAAGGCTCCAAAG CCAGTTGCTGCTTGTGCCATGCCAGTTATGAAGGGCTGGAACATACTGACAAACTCTGAGAAGTCCAGGAAAGCAAG AGAGGGTGTAATGGAGTTCCTGCTGGCAAATCACCCATTGGACTGTCCTATCTGTGATCAGGGTGGAGAATGTGATCTACAG GATCAATCGATGATGTTTGGCAGTGATAGGAGTAGATTTAGAGAGGGAAAACGTGCTGTGGAGGACAAGAATATTGGTCCTTTAGTCAAAACAATCATGACTCGGTGTATACAGTGCACTCGATGTATCAG GTTTGCTAGCGAGGTTGCAGGGGTAGATGACTTGGGCACAACTGGAAGAGGAAATGATATGCAAGTTGGTACTTATGTTGAAAAAATGTTCATGTCTGAGTTATCAGGAAATATTATTGACATTTGCCCAGTTGGTGCTCTTACCTCTAAGCCATATGCCTTTACTGCACGCCCATGGGAGACAAG GAAGGTAGAGTCAATTGATGTTCTTGATGCAATTGGAAGTAACATTGTTGTGAGCACGAGAACTGGAGAAGTGATGAGAATTTTGCCAAGGCTGCATGAAGATATCAACGAGGAATGGATATCTGACAAAACAAG GTTTGCTTATGATGGTCTGAAGCGTCAGAGGCTTACTCAGCCAATGATAAAGAATGAGAAAGGAATCTTTGTTTATGCCTCATGGGAGGATGTGTTGACTCGCGTTGCTGGTGTG CTACAGGCTGTGGAAGGTAAGGAAGTAGCAGCAATTGTAGGAGGACTGGTGGATGCAGAAGCACTCGTAGCTCTGAAAGACATACTGAATAGAGTAAACTCTGATACACTGTGCACTGAAGAGGTCTTCCCTACTGCTGGAGCTGG CACAGACTTACGCTCTAACTACCTGCTTAATACCAAGATAGCTGGAGTGGAGGAGGCAGACGTCGTTCTTCTGGTTGGCACCAATCCGCGCTTTGAGGCACCGCTTTTTAATGCTAGACTTCGGAAGAG CTGGCTCCACAATGACTTGCAAGTGGCCCTTGTTGGCTCGCCTGTGAATTTGACTTACAGATATGATCATCTAGGAGAGTCCCCACAGATACTCCAGGACATTGCTTCTGGAAAACATGCATTCTGCAAG GTCCTTGACCAGGCCAAAAAGCCAGTGGTGGTGGTAGGCAGTGCAGCGCTGCAGCGCAGTGACGGGGCAGCCATCCATGCTGCTGTTTCCACCATTGCCCAAAACGCCAGGACCAAAAGCGGTGTTGGCTCTGACTGGAAGGTCATGAACATCCTCCACAG GGTTGCAAGCCAGGTGGCAGCTTTGGATCTGGGTTTCAAACCGGGAGTGGAAGCAATTAGGAAAAATCCTCCCAAAGTATTGTATCTCCTGGGAGCAGACTCGGGTTGTATAACACGTCAGGATTTGCCAAAAGATTGTTTTATCATCTATCAAG GACACCACGGGGATGTGGGAGCTCCCATGGCTGATGTTATTCTCCCAGGAGCAGCGTATACAGAGAAAGCAGCCACATACGTCAATACCGAGGGTCGAGCCCAGCAGACCAGAGTAGCAGTAACACCACCTGGAATGGCAAGGGAAGACTGGAGAATCATTAGGGCTGTCTCTGAG TTGGCTGGCATGACCTTGCCTTACGAGAACCTTGATCAAATACGGAAGCGTTTAGAAGAAGTATCTCCTAATCTGGTTCGATACGATGATGTGGAAGAGGCCAACTACTTCAGCCAGGCAAATGAACTGTCAAAG TTAGTGAAGCAACAGCTTCTCACTGATCCTCTTGTTCCACCTCAGCTCACAATAAAAGACTTTTATATGACAG ATTCTATCAGTAGAGCATCCCAGACAATGGCCAAATGTGTGAAAGCTGTTGTTGAAGGTGCTCATGCAGTAGAAGAGCCATCCATCTGCTAG
- the CMKLR2 gene encoding chemerin-like receptor 2 has translation MTFEDFENYSYFYDLSEEDKSPQSSLSIAHMISLSFYSVAFLLGVPGNAIVIWFMGFKWDKSVSTLWFLNLAIADLIFVLFLPLYITYVAMGFHWPFGKWLCKMNSFIALLNMFASVFFLTFISLDRYIRLVHPIFSYKYRTVRNTLILSGIIWMSAAIIGGPALYFRDTATVLNNVTICYNNFHVHDRELILLMHHVLIWVRLAFGYLFPLVTMVICYSLLIVKVKRRAVLTSSRLFWTIIAVVVAFFVCWTPYHIFSIVELSAHHDENLHGLLQDGIPLSTGLGFINSCLNPILYVLISKKFQAQVKITVSEVLKLALWEVSRSGTVSEQLWSSDNAPTPVHYCETAE, from the coding sequence ATGACATTTGAAGATTTTGAGAACTACTCTTATTTCTACGATCTGTCTGAGGAAGATAAATCACCTCAGTCCTCCCTCAGCATTGCCCATAtgatttccctttccttttacAGTGTGGCATTTCTGCTGGGAGTGCCAGGTAATGCCATTGTCATCTGGTTTATGGGTTTTAAGTGGGATAAATCTGTTTCTACGCTCTGGTTCCTCAATCTGGCCATTGCAgatttaatttttgttcttttcctacCCCTTTATATTACATATGTGGCAATGGGCTTCCACTGGCCTTTTGGGAAGTGGCTCTGCAAAATGAATTCATTCATTGCACTGCTTAATATGTTTGCCAGTGTTTTCTTCCTGACATTCATCAGCCTTGACCGCTACATCCGCCTGGTCCACCCCATCTTTTCCTACAAGTATCGGACTGTAAGGAATACCCTCATTCTTAGTGGGATCATTTGGATGTCAGCTGCAATTATTGGTGGCCCTGCTTTATACTTCAGAGACACAGCTACAGTTCTCAACAATGTCACCATTTGCTACAACAACTTCCATGTGCATGACAGAGAACTTATTTTGCTGATGCACCATGTCCTCATTTGGGTGAGGCTTGCGTTTGGTTACCTCTTTCCTCTAGTGACCATGGTCATTTGCTACTCATTGCTGATTGTCAAAGTGAAGAGGAGAGCCGTATTGACTTCCAGCAGGCTTTTCTGGACCATCATTGCTGTAGTTGTAGCTTTCTTTGTTTGCTGGACACCGTATCACATATTCAGCATTGTAGAGCTGTCTGCTCACCATGATGAAAACTTGCACGGCTTACTGCAGGATGGCATTCCCCTCTCCACTGGCCTTGGTTTCATCAACAGTTGCCTCAATCCAATCCTCTATGTTCTGATTAGCAAAAAGTTCCAGGCCCAGGTCAAGATAACAGTCTCTGAGGTGCTAAAACTGGCACTGTGGGAGGTGAGCCGCTCGGGAACTGTCAGTGAGCAGCTGTGGAGCTCAGACAATGCTCCTACGCCTGTGCACTACTGTGAAACAGCTGAGTGA